The proteins below come from a single Mytilus edulis chromosome 5, xbMytEdul2.2, whole genome shotgun sequence genomic window:
- the LOC139523181 gene encoding uncharacterized protein, translating into MTVTRPEAIYSTSGHDGAVIPTTATLSTTRMLMPTFSSNQDNSVHIPDMLSWQPRPAIDPQPTVDNTQFVSQTGQEVSVWIVGSSLIRNAFVHARSRTGGVNLGLHRIGVKIWWQGYGGMGLKDLESTIKRLMKYEKAPKYLVLHIAGNDLGKTKLGFLRNEIKATLEKVQSYLPNSSIVWSQILPRTNWRHSKSQDSMMACRIRINSAIASFVLKNGRHYIKYPDILPNSIFLKEDGVHLTDLGNDIFLNNLQGALEMFICSGSYTYPDTFGTSMSIS; encoded by the exons ATGACGGTTACAAGGCCTGAGGCTATCTATTCAACTTCGGGACATGACGGCGCTGTCATACCAACAACTGCAACATTATCAACGACAAGAATGTTGATGCCAACATTTTCCAGTAATCAGGACAACTCCGTCCACATTCCGGACATGTTATCATGGCAACCAAGACCAGCAATAGACCCCCAGCCAACTGTTGATAACACGCAGTTTGTGTCACAAACAG GCCAAGAAGTGTCAGTATGGATAGTAGGCTCATCTTTGATAAGAAATGCATTTGTACACGCAAGAAGTAGAACAGGTGGTGTAAATTTAGGTCTCCATAGAATAGGAGTCAAAATTTGGTGGCAAGGGTATGGTGGCATGGGTTTAAAAGATTTGGAATCGACAATAAAAAGACTGATGAAATATGAAAAAGCGCCGAAATATCTTGTCCTTCATATTGCTGGAAATGATTTGGGGAAGACAAAATTAGGATTTTTAAGGAATGAAATCAAGGCCACCTTGGAGAAGGTACAAAGTTATCTACCGAACAGTTCGATTGTATGGTCTCAGATTTTACCCAGAACAAATTGGCGTCATTCAAAAAGTCAGGATAGCATGATGGCATGCAGAATAAGAATAAATAGTGCCATTGCTTCATTCGTGTTAAAGAATGGGCGacattatataaagtatccagaTATTCTTCctaatagtatttttttaaaggaagATGGTGTTCATTTGACTGATCTAGGAAATGacatatttctaaataatttgcAAGGTGCGcttgaaatgtttatttgttcTGGTTCTTATACATATCCAGATACATTTGGTACTAGTATGAGTATATCTTAG